GCTCTTTTATCGATTGGCAGCAGTGATTGCTTTTGCGTGTATCTCTTTCTAAGGAGAATATTATCAATCACGTTTATTCCGGATGTTTGAGAAATTTTGCGAGCGAGCAAATCACTTTGATTGAACCCTCTCGATCTTTTCTTCACCTTATGGAGGGGTACCGGTATCACGAAGTCCGCTGTTCTTATCTTTTTGTCTTTTATCAGAAGATCCGCCATAGCCTGCCCGAGATGTTCAGCCAGATGCAGCTTTCCGAAATATTTCAGTTGATGAATAATTGTCCGCATCTGATTGGAATAAGGATAAACCGATAATATCCTGTTTTGTGAAATATAAGTTTCTGCCGTCTCGAAAGGTTCTAAGCGATTCCAGCAACTCTGACAGACCAACTTGTGCTTCCGCTCGAGTTCACCCTCGCACAGGATACAATAAGGAGGATAGACAAAATCCACAAGACTCAGCCATAAATCCCGAAAGGGAGAACGAATCTGATCGGCCGTTACATCGTTCGTGCTATTAGGGATAGAGCCCTCTCAGTTCAGCCGCTTTGGAAACGCGACTTATCCCAAGCATATTAGCCGCGATGCGCATAGGCGCTTTGTATTTCTCCTTGACTTCGATAACAGCGCCAAATGAATGGTCCATTATCTCGCGTAATCGCCTGTTTATCTCATCTTCAGTCCAAAAGAGATGTTGAACATTCTGTACCCATTCAAAGTACGAAACCGTCACGCCTCCTCCGTTGGCGAGTATATCCGGTATTATGAAAACACCATTCTCTTCAAGAATGTGATCCGCATCAGGTGTCGTCGGTCCGTTCGCTGCTTCAGCCACTATCTTCGCTTTTATTTCTGAGGCGTTTTTTTTCGTTATCACGTTTTCTAATGCAGCGGGGATCAATATATCGCAATCAATAGTGAGGAGATCTTCATTAGAAATTTCGTCTGAACCCGAATAACCGATCACAGATTCTGTTTTAGATTTATGTTCCAATACCTTATCCGGGTCTAATCCTGTCGGATCGAATATCCCCCCTTTAGAATCTGAAACTGCTATCACCTTGACACCGACTTCTTTTATTAATCTCGCGGCTATACTGCCGGCATTTCCATACCCCTGAACCGCGCAAGTTGCGTTAGAGAGATCTAAACCGATGTATTTTGCGGCGTTCTCAATTGAATAGACTGTACCCCGGGCAGTGGCGGATTCCCTGCCCAATGACCCGCCTATCTCCAGCGGTTTTCCGGTGACGACTCCCGGTACTGTATATCCTTTATTGACGCTGAAAGTATCCATCATCCAAGCCATAGTCTGGGCGTTTGTAGAAACGTCGGGCGCCGGAATATCCTTCTCAGGACCGATAATAGGCATGATCTCGCTGACATATCTACGCGTCAACCTCTCCAATTCTCTTTCAGACATTTTTTTAGGGTCGCATGTAATACCTCCTTTACCGCCGCCGTAAGGAATGCCGGCAACAGCGCATTTCCATGTCATCAAGGTTGCTAAAGCCTTTATCTCATCGAGTGTAACGTCGGGATGGTACCTGACTCCTCCCTTTGCCGGACCCATCATGGTGCTGTGCTGAACTCTGAATCCTTCAAATCGTATTATGCTGTCGTTATCCAATCGGACGGGAACGGAAACGATCAGAGACCTTTGAGGATGCTTGATCCTGTTCCTCATATTTTCGGTAAGACCCAATTTCTCCGCAGCCGTATCAAAATTTTGCATCGCCATGTCAAACGAATTATTGTTATTTTCCATTTACATCTCCTTATTCGGCTTAATATATTTAGTTAAGAATTATCTGCTGTTAGGTGGGTTAAAGTTTGTTCTCGAATCAAACAACTTTGCCGCTCCGATAATCGTATTTAATTCCCCGTTCTCCGCTTTTCTTATTTTCAAATTCTGAGCGGGCAGTTCGCTCACTCCGGACAGTAATGATTTCTTAAGCGGTTCGATAAACAGATCATACGAATTTGCTATAGAACCCCCGATAACTATCATTTCGGGATCAATAAGATTTACAACATGAGACAGAGCGTTCCCTATATGCCTGCCGAATTCGGCAAATGCCTGCATGGCTTCAGGTGCGCCGCCCCGCGCCGTTTCTTCTATCTCAAACGGTCTTTTGCTGTTTCCGGATATTTTTTTGTATATCGACTTGAGTCCTCTCCCGCTGACATAATCCTCGAACTCTCCTTCGAGGTAGTGTGAAATTCCGTATTCGGCAGCTGTTCCGGTTGCGCCCTCATATAACCTGCCGTCTATTATCATACCGCAGCCAAATCCGGTTCCGAGCGTAATACCGAACACGTTTATACAACCTTTTGCGGCGCCGGCTATCTGCTGACCAAGTACAAAACAGTTTGCGTCGTTACCGAGAACGACTTCCATGGAGAGCTTCTCTTTCATCCGTTTCAGGAGAGGAAAATCTCTCAGATAAGTCATATTTAGAGTGTGTAGAATCACACCGGATTTGATGTCTATGGGACCGGGGCATCCCATCCCGACTCCTATGATTTCTTCT
The DNA window shown above is from Candidatus Neomarinimicrobiota bacterium and carries:
- a CDS encoding ComF family protein, which translates into the protein MVCQSCWNRLEPFETAETYISQNRILSVYPYSNQMRTIIHQLKYFGKLHLAEHLGQAMADLLIKDKKIRTADFVIPVPLHKVKKRSRGFNQSDLLARKISQTSGINVIDNILLRKRYTQKQSLLPIDKRAKNVEGAFEVKNGDILQGKNLVLVDDIITTGSTVNECIKVLRDAGSGNVTALAAAVSA
- a CDS encoding ROK family protein; translation: MSGNSREGMRIGIDLGGSKYRLGLVSLNSELIGDSIRVSVDEINDADDLIDSIAISVNDLMSSQQVAREEIIGVGMGCPGPIDIKSGVILHTLNMTYLRDFPLLKRMKEKLSMEVVLGNDANCFVLGQQIAGAAKGCINVFGITLGTGFGCGMIIDGRLYEGATGTAAEYGISHYLEGEFEDYVSGRGLKSIYKKISGNSKRPFEIEETARGGAPEAMQAFAEFGRHIGNALSHVVNLIDPEMIVIGGSIANSYDLFIEPLKKSLLSGVSELPAQNLKIRKAENGELNTIIGAAKLFDSRTNFNPPNSR
- a CDS encoding Glu/Leu/Phe/Val dehydrogenase, producing MENNNNSFDMAMQNFDTAAEKLGLTENMRNRIKHPQRSLIVSVPVRLDNDSIIRFEGFRVQHSTMMGPAKGGVRYHPDVTLDEIKALATLMTWKCAVAGIPYGGGKGGITCDPKKMSERELERLTRRYVSEIMPIIGPEKDIPAPDVSTNAQTMAWMMDTFSVNKGYTVPGVVTGKPLEIGGSLGRESATARGTVYSIENAAKYIGLDLSNATCAVQGYGNAGSIAARLIKEVGVKVIAVSDSKGGIFDPTGLDPDKVLEHKSKTESVIGYSGSDEISNEDLLTIDCDILIPAALENVITKKNASEIKAKIVAEAANGPTTPDADHILEENGVFIIPDILANGGGVTVSYFEWVQNVQHLFWTEDEINRRLREIMDHSFGAVIEVKEKYKAPMRIAANMLGISRVSKAAELRGLYP